A genome region from Nicotiana tabacum cultivar K326 chromosome 13, ASM71507v2, whole genome shotgun sequence includes the following:
- the LOC107803211 gene encoding protein phosphatase 2C 37-like (The RefSeq protein has 14 substitutions compared to this genomic sequence) produces MAGMCCGVNLAETEATTPVEPSSEAARRRRMEIHQFRLAPPLENGTKRHKVEKVVDQSKRRKLETSVTISLTSPLSVTEKVVEKEFEAKPLDLLESDVSSVKIERPEVVSGNNNPPKFGTTSVCGRRRDMEDAVAVHPSFCKEENENSNSLHFYGVYDGHGCSHVAMKCKDRMHEIVKNEVEKGETQWKEVMTQSFSQMDNEVVHYSSGALGGSRSNCRCELQTPQCDAVGSTAVVAVVTPEKIIVSNCGDSRAVLCRNGVAIPLSIDHKPDRPDELNRIQEAGGRVIYWDGPRVLGVLAMSRAIGDNYLKPYVISEPEVTITERTEEDECLILASDGLWDVVSNETACGVARMCLQSRKPPSPHGSPENDVTVTGAGESSDQLCSDASILLTKLALARHSTDNVSVVVVDLRKDL; encoded by the exons ATGGCTGGGATGTGTTGTGGTGTTAATTTAGCTGAAACAGAAGCTACAACTCCAGTTGAGCCAAGTTCAGAAGCTGCAAGACGACGTCGTATGGAAATCCATCAGTTCCGTTTAGCTCCGCCGTTGGAAAACGGAACAAAACGCCACAAAGTGGAGAAAGTTGTAGATCAAAGCAAGAGACGGAAGTTGGAAACTAGTGTAACGATTTCATTGACGTCTCCGTTAAGTGTAACGGAGAAGGTAGCAGAGAAAGAATTTGACGCTAAACCTTTGGATCTGTCGGAATCTGATGTTTCGTCTGTTAAAGTTGATGGTGTTGAGGTTGTTGCTGGTGATAATAATCTGTCTAAGTTTGGTATAACTTCTGTATGTGGAAGACGACGCGACATGGAAGATGCAGTAGCAGTTCACCCTTCGTTTTGCAAGggagaaaatgaaaattcaaacagtTTACATTTCTATGGTGTATACGACGGGCACGGCTGTTCACAT gtGGCTATGAAATGCAAAGATAGAATGCACGAGATAGTGAAAAACGAGGTGGAGAAAGGGGAAACCCAGTGGAAAGAAGTGATGACAAAAAGCTTCTCTCAAATGGATAATGAAGTTGTCCACTATTCGAGTGGAGCTTTAGGTGGATCGAGGTCAAATTGTAGGTGCGAACTTCAGACTCCACAGTGTGATGCCGTTGGGTCAACTGCTGTTGTTGCAGTGGTTACTCCTGAGAAGATCATCGTCTCCAATTGCGGTGATTCTCGTGCTGTCCTTTGCAGAAATGGCGTCGCGATTCCTCTTTCCATCGATCATAAG CCGGATCGACCAGATGAATTGAATCGTATACAAGAAGCAGGTGGTCGTGTTATATATTGGGATGGACCAAGGGTTCTTGGAGTTTTAGCCATGTCACGAGCAATTGGTGACAATTACTTGAAACCATATGTTATATCGGAACCGGAGGTGACTATAACGGAAAGAACCGAAGAGGACGAGTGTTTGATATTAGCTAGCGATGGATTGTGGGATGTCGTCTCGAACGAGACCGCTTGTGGTGTGGCTCGTATGTGCTTGCAATCAAGGAAGCCACCATCCCCGCATGGTTCGCCGGAAAATGACGTCACTGTGACCGGAGCCGGAGAAAGCTCCGACCAGTTGTGTTCAGATGCGTCAATTCTTTTGACTAAATTGGCCTTGGCTAGGCACAGTACTGATAATGTTAGCGTTGTCGTGGTTGATTTAAGAAAAGATTTATAA